A genomic stretch from Xenopus laevis strain J_2021 chromosome 6S, Xenopus_laevis_v10.1, whole genome shotgun sequence includes:
- the vill.S gene encoding villin like S homeolog isoform X1, with protein MSQNLDSICRKPGLQIWSMEKMKMAPLPEKAYGSFFEGDCYILLYNKQTPNGLISDIHYWIGKDSSQDEQGSAAFYATQIDGALGGSPIQHREVQGYESATFKSYFKNGVIYKKGGVSSGFKHVETNMYNIRRLLHVKGKKHVTATEVPMSWNNFNKGDVFLLDLGKVIIQWNGPESNKSERIRACSLAQSIRDDERGGRAQIGIIDNEQDSPDLMQIMEAVLGARTGELKEAVPDEKADVQQKANVRLYHVFEKDANLVVQELATKPLTQDLLQHDDCHILDQGGVKIYVWRGKNSSPEEKNAAFSRAVGFIQAKGYPPTTNVEVVNDGAESAMFKQLFQNWKDVGETQGLGKTFNVGKIAKVEQTKFDINQLYARPELAAEQRMVDDASGKVEVWRIENLELAEVEPRTYGQFYGGDCYLILYTYMKSGKPNYLLYMWLGRHASQDEVTACAYQAVQLDKMYQDQPVQIRVTMGKEPRHLQAIFKGKMIIYEGGTSRSGVQESEAPIKLFQVKGTNEYNTKSTEVPARASFLNSNDVFVLKTESMCYLWCGKGCSGDEREMAKTVANIISKQDKQTILEGQEPAEFWVALGGKAPYASDKRFQEQVVQYSPRLFECSNQTGRFVMTEVVGFCQSDLDEDDVMLLDTWEEIFLWVGKSANDYEKTESIKASQEYLKAHPAGRDLATPIILVKQGHEPPTFTGWFNAWDTHKWSSDLSYEDMKKSLGDVSAISQISVDLQNTNLNKKSTSNAPENVNIPMYRSHSQENLQYNNSHQATTNGTQAPSQVKQNSEPLPESNGNQWFDRSFLINKTTEELPDGVDPTKKELYLSDADFAAILGMPKAQFYELPKWKQQNLKKQYGLF; from the exons ATGTCTCAGAATCTGGATAGCATTTGTCGGAAACCCGGCCTGCAGATATGGTCCATGGAG aaaatgaaaatggctCCACTTCCTGAGAAGGCCTATGGGAGCTTCTTTGAAGGTGACTGCTACATTCTCTTGTAT AACAAGCAGACCCCCAATGGCTTGATCAGTGATATTCACTACTGGATAGGGAAGGACTCCTCCCAGGATGAGCAGGGGTCAGCCGCCTTCTATGCAACACAGATCGACGGGGCCCTTGGGGGAAGCCCAATCCAGCACAGAGAAGTACAAGGCTATGAATCTGCAACCTTTAAAAGTTACTTCAAGAATGGAGTCAT ATACAAGAAGGGAGGAGTGTCCTCCGGGTTCAAACATGTAGAGACAAATATGTACAACATACGTCGCCTGTTGCATGTGAAAGGGAAGAAACACGTCACTGCCACTGAG GTGCCAATGTCCTGGAACAATTTTAACAAAGGAGATGTTTTTCTACTGGACCTGGGCAAAGTGATCATCCAATGGAATGGACCAGAGAGCAACAAATCAGAAAGGATACGG GCCTGTTCCTTGGCTCAGAGCATAAGAGATGATGAAAGAGGAGGAAGAGCTCAGATTGGCATCATAGACAACGAGCAGGATTCTCCCGATCTCATGCAAATCATGGAGGCAGTGCTGGGGGCACGAACAGGGGAACTGAAAGAGGCTGTTCCAGATGAGAAAGCAGATGTACAACAAAAAGCAAATGTTAGACTCTATCA TGTATTTGAAAAGGATGCAAATTTGGTGGTACAAGAACTCGCCACAAAGCCCCTGACCCAGGATCTCCTGCAGCACGAT GACTGTCACATTCTGGATCAAGGCGGAGTGAAGATCTACGTTTGGAGGGGTAAAAACTCCAGCCCGGAGGAAAAGAACGCAGCTTTCAGCCGAGCGGTG GGTTTCATACAAGCCAAGGGCTACCCCCCAACTACTAATGTGGAAGTAGTAAACGATGGTGCCGAGTCGGCCATGTTTAAGCAGCTGTTCCAGAACTGGAAGGACGTCGGGGAAACACAGGGTCTAGGAAAGACTTTTAATGTCGGGAAAATCG CTAAAGTGGAACAAACGAAATTTGACATAAACCAGCTCTACGCCCGGCCTGAATTAGCGGCAGAGCAGAGGATGGTGGATGACGCTTCTGGGAAAGTTGAG GTCTGGAGAATTGAAAATCTGGAACTGGCAGAGGTAGAACCCAGGACCTACGGACAGTTCTATGGGGGGGACTGCTATTTAATTCTCTATACGTATATGAAGTCTGGGAAGCCAAACTATCTTCTCTACATGTGGCTG GGCCGCCACGCTTCCCAAGATGAAGTTACAGCATGTGCTTACCAGGCCGTACAGCTGGACAAAATGTACCAGGACCAACCAGTCCAAATCCGGGTGACTATGGGGAAGGAACCCAGACATCTGCAGGCCATCTTCAAAGGAAAAATGATTATATATGAG GGTGGAACAAGTCGATCGGGAGTGCAGGAATCAGAAGCTCCAATCAAACTGTTCCAAGTCAAAGGAACCAATGAATACAACACCAAATCCACAGAGGTTCCGGCGAGAGCATCTTTCCTTAACTCAAATGATGTGTTTGTGCTGAAGACGGAGTCAATGTGTTACCTCTGGTGCGGCAAG GGCTGCAGCGGGGATGAGCGGGAAATGGCAAAGACTGTTGCAAACATCATCTCAAAGCAGGACAAACAGACCATCCTTGAGGGCCAAGAACCTGCAGAATTCTGGGTGGCTCTTGGAGGAAAAGCCCCTTATGCAAGCGATAAAAG ATTCCAGGAGCAGGTTGTGCAGTACTCACCTCGGCTCTTTGAATGTTCCAACCAGACTGGGCGCTTTGTAATGACGGAAGTGGTGGGTTTCTGCCAGAGTGACCTTGATGAGGACGATGTGATGTTATTGGATACCTGGGAAGAG ATTTTCCTTTGGGTGGGTAAATCGGCCAATGATTACGAAAAGACGGAATCGATTAAAGCATCTCAGGAGTATCTGAAAGCACATCCTGCAGGACGGGACTTGGCCACACCCATAATACTGGTCAAACAAGGACACGAACCTCCAACCTTCACAGGATGGTTCAACGCTTGGGATACACATAAGTGGAGT TCAGACTTGTCTTATGAAGATATGAAGAAGAGCTTGGGTGATGTGTCGGCGATATCACAGATTAGTGTG GACCTACAAAACACCAACCTAAACAAGAAGAGCACGAGCAATGCCCCTGAAAATGTCAACATACCCATGTACAGATCCCACAGCCAAGAGAATCTGCAATATAACAACAGTCACCAGGCAACGACCAATGGAACCCAGGCTCCGAGCCAAGTCAAACAGAACTCTGAGCCCCTGCCAGAGAGCAACGGCAACCAATGGTTTGATAGATCTTTCCTCATCAACAAGACCACAGAAGAGTTGCCCGATGGAGTGGATCCAACCAAGAAGGAG CTGTACTTATCCGACGCAGACTTCGCCGCCATTCTGGGGATGCCTAAAGCACAATTCTACGAGCTGCCAAAATGGAAGCAACAAAACCTGAAGAAGCAATACGGCCTGTTCTAA